GCATGTGCTTACATAGTGTTTCAAATGTGTCCCTAACTGAAGTCTCTTGTGTTTCTCCCTGAAGTCTCGAACCCCAGCTCTGGTTTTTGAACATGTGAACAACACAGACTTCAAGGTAAATCACTTCTCATATCTGCTTAGTTAATTCTGCCACCTCAACTAAATGTAACACAAAACAATGTTGAGTCAAACTCAAGCATCCTCTTGCTCTCTCGTGCAGCAATTGTATCAAACGCTATCAGACTACGACATTCGGTTCTACATGTATGAGATCCTAAAGGTAAGTTCTTTCTGATATCATCTTAAAGTATCACAAGTCTGTAAAAGTcctaaatttgattttataccATTTTGCctgtgtttttcaaatgtttcaaaCTCTCCCCTCATCAGCCAACAACAGGGAATCTCAACCCTATGTATTGGCACACCATTGGGCCACTTTCTATATTTTTGTTTGGTACTAGTAGTTTGTTCAGATGTTACACACTTCACCTATAAGTGCTACTCAGCTTCTTATTGCTGCGGTTTTAGCACATTGTTCATGTACACTTGCTGTTAGTCAAGTTGTGTGggagtaaataaaaaatttaaaaaggatTTTTGTTTGTGAGAAAAAACACATTGTTCTGAGTATTAGTAAATGTGCTAAAAATTCTGATACACCATTTTCTTTTTGGGCAATCTTTCAAGATAATATTCAAAGATTCTATTAAAATTCCATTCCATTCTTAAATTTAATATCTTTAATGTgtattctatatatttttaaattgcattgaATTCTGAAGAAtatcaatttttctttgtaTGCTAgaaaatattctaaatatttttaatattgaaatatttcatcagctactttatttattttttatttaaataaatgatttattggTCAGAAGATGTGGAAATTGTAATGTCTCGTTCTAAGAgtgcctctctctttctcaggcTTTGGATTACTGCCACAGTATGGGAATTATGCACAGAGATGTGAAGCCGCACAATGTAATGATCGACCATGAACACAGAAAGGTACTGCCCATTTATTACTCAAGTCAGCAACTGTGTTACGCCATCTCATTCtgcaaatctgattggctgaataaTGATGAGCTTGCTTACATGCACCAACCAAAAATTAGAGTTGCTGTAGTGAAAGAGAAGCCTTGTTCGCTGCTGTGACGTCAAGCACATTTGACCAAGATTGAATTTAAAAGTCTACAAATTGCATGTTCTCTGCGTCAACACCGACGCTGATGTGAGATGTTGGAGTGAATCACACAAATCATGATCATGAATCATTAATTTATTTCCCAATTGGCTGAAATTACTTCTGATTCTTATCTGTTTTGtcaaattacatttgattatgtGTGTTTTGTCGTTTAGCTGCGTCTGATAGACTGGGGCTTAGCGGAGTTTTATCATCCTAGTCAGGAGTACAACGTCAGGGTGGCGTCTCGATATTTCAAAGGACCTGAACTGCTGGTGGACTATCAGGTGAGAATGACACGAGAAATGAGATGTAGGGATATAAACAAGACTTTGGTTGGTTTGTTGCTTGAGCATCTATTCAAGCATCTTGTAAATAAACATTGCACATCTTTTGTAGCTCATATTGCTTTTGTCCCACAGATGTATGACTACAGTTTAGACATGTGGAGCTTAGGCTGCATGTTGGCGAGTATGATCTTCCGGAAAGAGCCTTTTTTCCATGGACACGACAACTATGATCAGGTGAGACCTGCTGCTTTTAGGCCTTTTCAAATATTCATTGTTGTCATGCTGTTTTAAAGTGATCAGTTTTGTGGCATAATTTGCATACTATATATCTTGTAAAATggaaaatcaatttaaattcataaaaagtGCAGTACTTATTTGATGCTAATTTCTaggttggcctacaaaaataatgactgcaGTTCTCTGTTCAGCTGCTTTGATCTGTCGAGCGGTGGTTGCTGCCCTCTGCTGTTTTTAACAGTTCTGTTTCTTTTTCAAGCTTGTACGGATTGCCAAAGTTCTGGGCACAGAGGACCTCTATGACTACATCGACAAATACAACATTGAGCTCGACCCACGGTTCAATGACATTTTGGGAAGGTACGTTGAGATATTGAGATAGAGAGATaatacctatatatatatatataggtattgtttttatgcatgtaatacattttaactgcAATTTTGATTTTTATCTTTTTCATTCGTCCTCTTTCTCCAGACATTCTCGGAAAAGGTGGGAACGGTTTGTCCACAGTGAGAACCAGCACCTGGTCAGTACAGAAGCTCTGGACTTCCTGGACAAACTGTTGCGCTACGACCACCAAGCTCGTCTCACAGCGCGCGAGGCCATGGAGCACCCTTATTTCTGTGAGTGTCTGCTCTCTGTCTTTGAACATTACGGCGGTTAAAacataatgtttgttttttttctaaaacgtATATCATGTATTGATGATTTTTTCCCcagaaattatttgttttaatttttctgaagtcctgatttaatttttaatcttttaaaatgtcatcaaattaaaaatggacAATTCCTTTAATTTGCAAACAGAGTGCAgtacaacaaaaaaatgaagaaaattgtGATATACTTTGAGAAGTACATTCTGTTGTAAAAtagtatatatacatttatttgccgttctggcaaaatgagtcgggAATGcgcaaatttttaaaaatgagttatttttattttcacattctccattaaaacac
This portion of the Onychostoma macrolepis isolate SWU-2019 chromosome 19, ASM1243209v1, whole genome shotgun sequence genome encodes:
- the zgc:86598 gene encoding STKc_CK2_alpha domain-containing protein; the encoded protein is MSGPVTSRSRVYPDVNTQRPREYWDYESHVVEWGNQDDYQLVRKLGRGKYSEVFEAINITNNEKVVVKILKPVKKKKIKREIKILENLRGGPNIISLLDIVKDPVSRTPALVFEHVNNTDFKQLYQTLSDYDIRFYMYEILKALDYCHSMGIMHRDVKPHNVMIDHEHRKLRLIDWGLAEFYHPSQEYNVRVASRYFKGPELLVDYQMYDYSLDMWSLGCMLASMIFRKEPFFHGHDNYDQLVRIAKVLGTEDLYDYIDKYNIELDPRFNDILGRHSRKRWERFVHSENQHLVSTEALDFLDKLLRYDHQARLTAREAMEHPYFYPIVKDQARMGSTSGLSTGSTPVSTSSMITGGVTSMSSSQPMANIAGSPVISTPGALATQVPAATGAQP